The window ttctttctctggcACCCAAAGAACATTACTTAAACAAATgtgatatatataaaattaagaaCTGTTGATGGATGCCACGTGATAGTACAATAACCCAACAGTAAGAGAATGACCGTTGAATGACGTAGATGTATTTTACAACAGAAGAGAAAAATGTTATTGGAGACTCTCATACTAAAAGTCATTAACAACAATCTGTTCTGTGTTAccattttgattttgtatttgattcCACTATACTtcaatagggggggggggaaatggttTTAAAACGGGTTTAGTTTTATCCATTCAATCGTTACTGCATTCTGTACTCCGGAAACACCAAAAGTAagctggcctttttttttttcccattttaaGAAAATCTCCAACGGGTGCACACATTAGATAAAACACAATGGAATTTCACGAGGGCTCATCATATGAGTATCAAAGTATACAAACTTAATATCAGTATTTCATGTAGAGTTTCGTCATTATCAATGGGTTATCACTATGGTCGACTCTCCAGCGGATAGTTTCGTATTTAAACATCTCAGAACATTTGCCTACACATAAATGTACTACATCTATGAACGAATTTCAACCTGCAACATAGAATATTGCCCAATCATAAATATCTTTATTTCGCTTGTTACAATGTGAATTCCGTAATGTAAGAACTTCTCCCATCATGCATCACTTACATTCTAATGAGATGTTTAAATATGTACATGAACGTTTGCCAATTACAATCGTAAAATGGACACAATCTCGCTGAACTATTATACGGACATTCAAAATAACATAGTCAGCAGTTTTGACTTTAAAcagtcagtttaaaaaaaaaaattgttatatgtATGCTTCACAAAGTGGGCTCCGTGCCCTATGAATCACAGattaggcctagatctatatattctgtttatgtatttgttgttaTTGCTTTGAGTGTTACAAGGGAAGCTACTCATCATCGAATAAGTAGGACTGGAGTGGTCCGTCCCTGACCACATCATATGGCCTGTATCTTCGGCTAATGTCGTAATGGCTGTCGTGATAGACCTCAACCAAGGGTAGTTCCAGTAGGCTAGGCTTGAACCtgtgaaatgtacaaatagACTTGATAGCGATGtatttttaaagacataatGAACAGGAAACTAGAtattacaatgaaaaaaaaaaacaaggttacaaagacagtttgtgtggaaacacaaactcaaaatcggccccccgaagtggtacCCCCAGGAAGATAagaaggcaggtttcaatattttcagaatgaaattctatccaagacaaatgacagggaagaatggagaaataaggttgtaaaaaaaaaatccttcgtTAGGAGTCTTACTGCATTCGAGCCAccctgcagttcacgcgataatatgtaaaattacttattaattgttgttttaaattatgttccgcTTATATCAGGGGTGGGCGAATTACGGtacgcgggccacatgcggcccgcagGAGTgctttatgcggcccgcggacactTACAGAAATTAGGGGAGCTTACATGTACTTATAAAAAATGctaatatatttttgaaaataattttaaacatctaaataaattatttaaatttctgTTTATCATGTATGATAAAGAGGCTagagaaacattgtctctacatgtcattctaaaaggtttaaagtaaatgaagattattcCTATTGGTAATATTTCGAAATattcaaagacacaaactcaggccagtatttattcaatattATGAAGAACTGTTTGAAAGTTTTGATTgtcttggaacaagatggcaaatgTAGCAACTGATCAGAAGCCCGTGCTTTGACTGATAAAAATaggattttaataaattaaagaacaatatcccaaccataagcTCTAAACGgtacaagtgatggtttagtattaaaatctctcctaaaataaacagaatcaaagcaaaaaaattcCGACACCCCCCTCCTGcggggggaatttcatttcagggggggggggggtttgaacccccaaacacccccccccggctacgcccatggcctTCTAGTTCCCTTTCGGTGGCCGCTAAAAACCACTATCCCTGGAGAAATTTAAAACTTTTCCATTCAGGGCTTGTGTTACAAGCGAAAATCCGAAGATTTGAACCGGCAAGCGAATGCTGTCCTTTCGTGTAAATTACAAAGTCCAATGAAACCTATCAATAATGTTGTGTTCTAAAATAGGAATTGAGCGTTTTCATGATTATTCCGCCAAAGACGCAGTTGTAATACTAAATGTTCCTCTCTATGATGAGATCTAGCATCAATAAGAGGGGCCTTAGGGGAAGGTGAatggagcgggggggggggcatcgcGACAGCAAAAATGATTATTCtctagtttgttgatttttcttGCAAAAAGCTCTCTGTATCATTAGTTGCGTTAAATAAAGGCCCCACTAAATCAATAGTAGAGGACTGGGGAAAAAATCTTACAAGCAAATTCTTACATGCAGAACAATATCCATATAGTACGAAATTTAATAAAACGGCCAGTAGTACAGTACGTTAGTAGGCCTACCTACTAAGATACtatgttttgtattatttttgtaataataataaggcgtttcccaaacttttacaccaacggaacactttgctcaATCTgtgtatttagcggaacacttcgcttattttttaattaacgtggttaattcacgtggtggccttctagttaattattccagtagtagGTGGAACACCTACTCAGACTTCGCGGAATACTATTGTTCCACACAGTTATGGAAACACTGGCCAGTTAGATTTATGTGGTACGGTATAAATAGCCTACGCTTACGGCTCACGGGCCCGCGTATGAGAGTTTTACCTGGCCCCGCGTAATGCACAGGCCCCCTCTGCATCAATGTATTCCTCTCACTTCGAGTTTAGGGgattgtagaaaataaaaatgcttgACAGATTGGTTGTTGgaaaaggaaagggggggggggagtagttCTGCCATCTTGTAGGTAATGCATGACATGTTTTACGACTGCCGCAATTCAAAACATTTGTCGTAAAAACCATTCACCTTTTTAACCCATACATCCACGTGTCGACGATGTAAGGTTCTATCTTGTTGCTCTGGCTGTCGGTCAACACCTCCACCTGGACAGTCTGCCGGACATACCAGTGTGGATGTCCTTCAAAGTCGTCCACGTGTTTTAAGGTCTCCTCGTCCAGTTTATACAGCTCTCCTTCGATTCTCTAAGTAAATAGCAAGATTTATAAACAACACTGAAGCGTTTATATCaaggattttttgttttcaacataCGTAATACTTAAccttttcattatttaaaaaggttATACCTgagaaaaataaacattttaaagctGCTGGTAATTTCTGAACAATTAGAGATTTTTATCCATGTAcaaacaataaatttttttttattttttttggtgtattcgGAGTAAGGACTATAGAAAGTGTTGATAATCTGTGCACTTTAAATGGTTCAAAACAACATTAagcactttttacaaagcttatatcaactcactctgtttgtctgtctgtctggtaaaaagtttgtacacgttatttctctcacacccaatccCAGATCAggatgaaattttgcacaattaattcttttacctgacaacacaagaaaaaaataactaattagtaaattaactatttataattaattattttgtttggtctctcaaacaagggaaagaatgtgtacttgactgaagtggtggtataatctgaattagtcccctctataggtcgtcgtctgagtcttagggaacacaacatgaaaaaataggacgagactatagaaacaatagataactctacaatcttccatgttcataggctctccactagcagtGTGGTTACCATGTTGACCTGAGaagcttgagaaggcttgagccatgaattCGAATTAAGGTCGtttccccccttttttatttttaaatgtctagatctatttgagaTTTAATTtcctgactgatccaaactaattaaatacaattacatttaatagaagctttttttttttaagtatattttttaatataattttcttgctaccattgtaaaataaatattttagagctgtcttttgtgtgtgtgtgtagcacaaatacatattatattatttagtttgatcTTCATTGATCTTTCACTATGTTCTCTTcattctttcttctctctctctctctctctctctctctctcttgctctcttttATTGTTTACAGAATGTAAACCAgaatcaaacaagaaaaacatgtttaaaatactCATTGAAAAATTATTCTGCTCTTTATacttaatgaatgttagattctttaataaataaaacatacatgcggaaataccagacgtctatttaaaagaaaaagattttctAGCTctctagccatttttttttatactttgataAAGATAAAGGTGAAACTAGAGATTTTTCAATGTGGTCAACGAACtattaattcttttcccaacgatatacatccGCTGTCAAATGTCTAGGTACACGCTTGGCCCAACTTCGTaagtgtgacttgaatagagctattgtaaaaaatgaaaagcaaaGACCAAATTATGTGTATAATGTGTATAAAATGTAACTTGAAAATTCACATAGGAACATTCTATATCACTACGTTTCGTGATTGATAACATacaattctctctctctgtctctctctgtctctctctgtctctctctctctcttctctctctctctctctctctctctctctctctctgtgagagagagtgagtgcgAAACAAAGTCTGTCTGTTAATTAACACAACGAAATGACCACTTACATGTCCGATGCCTTCCTTGTGCAGTAAGAATGGAATATTGAAAGGCGTGGTGACCAACAAAGGAAATTTGGCTAACGTCTTGGCTCGGCCACAGAACTTGGCTCCGCCTGGACCTCTACTGTACAACTGTTTGTGGTTTGGCTCATTGGACTTGAGTGTCCCATACATGAAGGCGTAGTGTGGGTGGCTCTCGGCGTGTCCTACGTAGGATGAAACAACAGACAAGAGGGTTAAGAATATAAACATTAGACTTGAgcaacaccattagtaaaacaaatcattaaatttagagacatttcaggacagaagactaaaacaTAAAGTTGCAATAATACACATAAAGCTGAAccataatttataaaaacattttaaaaaacgtaacctaataaaatactcagaatgatacaaagataaaagcacatttcttattcaataTTCTAGGACAAAATCTTATTAAGTGCTCTttattccctagtgccattagatgATTAGAGCTACCCTTTCAAGCTGCTCAACCAAATCTTCTCGCGCGGGAAAAGATAACTTTATCTTGTGTCTGGCGCATAGCTGGCGTTTctttagaattgaagattacTTACTATTTCAATACTTCTGGGGAGAAAGGGGGATTCAGGGtagatttgtttgattttgatttaGGGAAGATTTGTTTGATTTGGGGaagatttctttgatttagaaagatttctttgatttaggaAAGATTGCTTAGATTTAGGGAAGATTTGTTTGTATTTGATTTAGAGAGGATTTGATTGAGTTTGATTTAGGGAAGATTTGTTCGATTTTGATTTAGAAAAGATTTGTTTGAGTTTGATTTAGGGAAGATTTGTTTGAGTTTGATTTAGAGAGGATTTGTTTGAGTTTGATTTAGGGaagatttgtttgattttgatttaGGGGTATTTGATTTAGAGAGGATTTGTTTGAGTTTGATTTAGAAAAAATTTGTTTGAGTTTGATTTAATCATTCAAACAAGCTCTAGACCTATACCAACTCGGGgaagggattttgaatttcgagagtCCACCCAATACCAATGGGTACATAACATTAGTTTGGGAGGGGGGGCGTAAA of the Biomphalaria glabrata chromosome 11, xgBioGlab47.1, whole genome shotgun sequence genome contains:
- the LOC106071026 gene encoding putative gamma-glutamylcyclotransferase CG2811; its protein translation is MSRTSNGHAESHPHYAFMYGTLKSNEPNHKQLYSRGPGGAKFCGRAKTLAKFPLLVTTPFNIPFLLHKEGIGHRIEGELYKLDEETLKHVDDFEGHPHWYVRQTVQVEVLTDSQSNKIEPYIVDTWMYGLKRFKPSLLELPLVEVYHDSHYDISRRYRPYDVVRDGPLQSYLFDDE